From a single Vitis vinifera cultivar Pinot Noir 40024 chromosome 18, ASM3070453v1 genomic region:
- the LOC132253091 gene encoding uncharacterized protein LOC132253091: protein MPRGRDRLTTRPKRTTRSSPISHGDVNEGRPVIHPVAGSECQNVSLIREFKALNPPSFRGGPNFLEAENWMKEIKKILDVMAVPEERRVSLASFMLRDEADNWWDMIKTTQDVTKMVWMQFEELLLCNYFPEAVRRQKRAKFIHLVQRNMTVTEYAAKFTQLSRYAPNVVADEQMRAEQFQEGLRLNIRAQVAPFMLRTYSEVVARALVIEREMEEAQRLRSKNSRFGGSEKREHDFKRLKMTHPQQQPRKQEQYSGATDSAKGPRRCYECGEVGHLRRECPKFQRLAFQPSQRQFQQMNPRIQGRQPQGEGKFRQGKPGGKPEQAQQGRFYAIGSQNAESNALVEDSYGW, encoded by the exons ATGCCTAGAGGAAGGGACAGATTAACCACAAGGCCTAAACGGACAACTAGATCATCTCCAATATCTCATGGTGATGTAAATGAGGGAAGACCTGTAATACATCCAGTTGCTGGTTCAGAATGCCAGAATGTGAGCTTGATTCGGGAATTTAAAGCATTGAATCCTCCAAGCTTTCGGGGTGGCCCTAATTTTCTTGAAGCTGAGAATTggatgaaagaaataaagaaaatactgGATGTAATGGCAGTGCCTGAGGAAAGGAGAGTTTCTTTAGCTTCCTTCATGTTGAGGGATGAAGCAGACAACTGGTGGGATATGATCAAGACTACTCAGGATGTAACTAAAATGGTTTGGATGCAATTTGAGGAGCTGCTTTTGTGTAATTACTTTCCAGAGGCCGTTAGAAGACAGAAGAGAGCTAAATTTATACACTTGGTTCAAAGGAACATGACAGTGACTGAATATGCAGCAAAATTTACACAACTATCTAGATATGCTCCAAATGTGGTTGCAGATGAACAAATGCGAGCTGAACAATTCCAAGAGGGGTTGAGATTGAACATTAGAGCACAGGTTGCTCCTTTCATGCTTCGTACTTATAGTGAGGTTGTGGCAAGGGCTCTTGTTATAGAAAGGGAAATGGAGGAAGCTCAAAGGTTGAGAAGCAAAAATTCTAGGTTTGGTGGTTCAGAAAAACGAGAACATGATTTCAAGCGCCTGAAGATGACTCATCCCCAACAACAACCCAGAAAACAAGAGCAGTATAGTGGGGCTACAGATTCAGCTAAGGGACCAAGGAGATGTTATGAATGCGGTGAGGTGGGACATCTGAGGAGAGAGTGCCCAAAATTTCAACGACTTGCATTCCAGCCATCTCAACGACAGTTTCAGCAAATGAATCCACGAATTCAAGGAAGGCAACCTCAAGGGGAAGGAAAATTTAGACAAGGGAAGCCTGGAGGGAAGCCAGAGCAAGCACAACAAGGGAGATTTTATGCAATAGGGTCACAAAATGCAGAGTCAAATGCCTTGGTGGAAG ACTCCTATGGGTGGTAA